In one window of Bacteriovorax sp. BAL6_X DNA:
- a CDS encoding metal/formaldehyde-sensitive transcriptional repressor, translating into MAHIQQNKKKIITRIRRIKGQLEAVERALQEDKDCYSILQTLAACRGGLNGLTGELIEEHVKNHVMVSPLDPKTPQDEAAIELVNLIKTYWK; encoded by the coding sequence ATGGCACATATTCAACAAAATAAGAAGAAGATTATAACTCGTATAAGGCGTATCAAGGGTCAGCTCGAAGCCGTTGAGCGTGCCCTTCAAGAAGATAAGGATTGCTATAGTATTCTACAAACACTGGCCGCATGTCGTGGTGGGCTTAATGGACTAACTGGTGAGTTAATTGAAGAACATGTGAAGAATCACGTTATGGTCTCTCCTCTTGATCCGAAGACACCTCAAGATGAAGCTGCAATTGAATTGGTAAATTTAATTAAAACTTATTGGAAGTAG
- the dmeF gene encoding CDF family Co(II)/Ni(II) efflux transporter DmeF: protein MKHEEHLESHNFVLDDARLGSNERKTILVIILTFVTMVVEIGYGYFTGSMALLADGWHMSSHVGALGITVIVYRLARSEKINKKLSFGAGKMIPLGGYTSALMLGIVAVVMGVESIGRFLNPMDIKFETAIIVAIIGLIVNILSAILLWDSQGQQHGHGQDQAINHVHDHNHRSALLHVIADALTSVMAIAALFTGKYFGWLWADPIIGILGAIVILKWAWGLAKDTVWELLDGNSKLFDEEEIRKLFAHDEDIEIADLHLWRIAPNAHACEVMIYNCNLKGSEYYREKILAKYDISHLIVEERLCSK, encoded by the coding sequence ATGAAACATGAAGAACATTTGGAATCACATAATTTTGTATTGGATGATGCACGACTAGGTTCAAATGAGAGGAAGACGATTCTCGTTATTATTCTTACATTTGTAACCATGGTTGTGGAAATTGGTTATGGATACTTTACTGGATCGATGGCCTTACTTGCAGATGGCTGGCATATGAGTTCACACGTTGGTGCACTTGGTATTACTGTTATTGTTTATCGACTTGCACGATCTGAAAAAATAAATAAAAAGCTAAGTTTTGGTGCAGGTAAAATGATTCCTCTAGGAGGCTATACGAGTGCCCTCATGTTAGGAATTGTCGCCGTTGTAATGGGGGTAGAGTCGATAGGAAGATTTTTAAATCCAATGGATATTAAGTTTGAAACGGCCATTATCGTTGCAATAATTGGTCTTATTGTAAATATACTGAGTGCAATACTGCTATGGGACTCACAGGGTCAGCAACATGGCCATGGACAGGATCAAGCTATTAATCATGTTCACGATCACAACCATCGTTCGGCCTTATTACATGTTATTGCAGACGCTCTAACTTCTGTAATGGCCATTGCGGCCTTGTTCACTGGGAAGTATTTTGGATGGCTATGGGCCGATCCAATTATAGGAATTCTTGGGGCAATCGTAATCTTAAAGTGGGCATGGGGGCTGGCCAAAGATACTGTCTGGGAACTTCTTGATGGTAATTCGAAATTATTTGATGAAGAAGAAATTAGAAAGCTTTTTGCGCACGATGAAGATATTGAAATAGCAGACCTTCACTTGTGGAGAATTGCTCCAAATGCTCATGCGTGTGAAGTGATGATTTATAACTGTAACTTAAAGGGAAGTGAGTATTACCGTGAAAAAATACTAGCGAAGTACGATATTTCTCACCTTATCGTTGAAGAAAGACTTTGTAGCAAGTGA
- a CDS encoding tail fiber domain-containing protein — translation MKKIFKKSYIHILCLQLLISSCVPEIQRRENSRGEVHVSNISVQGDKLRILGSSLHKVENIRITDKSGATSNFSIGSQNEGEIIADALSNTLLPLNQILTMTLESASGASTFSINVDLPDLGASHGQILQYNAITRKWAPANQPTSSVTSVNGKLGAVNLTVDDLYDADTSGAISGSILKFNGTSWVIGTDEGGSSTNATSIHNRLVSNISPTDGQALVWSSSNSSWVPSTIASGGGGGSGEANTVYTTGGTSIFKQKVGSQLQFKGLSPSSDINITEGSNSLGLQINTGNGANQLLRLDSLGRLPAIDGSQLTGISGGGGGSGETNTMSTAAGASIFKQKSGVDFVMRGILGSSDFVVNESTNTVDLQINTANGANQLLRLDSSGRLPAIDGSQLTGIAAGGGDSTLQSRDVSAAAPSNGQALLWNDVSQHWEPATITAGGAGGEINTASSAGGEAIYQNKVGSNLVFKGLTNTSDISLTGNANDIQIGINTSNGAGQILRLDSFGRLPALDGSLLTGISSSSSGDAVSLQTRDISLTAPTDGQVLTWNNTSSEWEPQSLAAASSDATTLQTRSISTTAPADGQALVWNNATTQWEPQTIVSGGGSGENNTISSAGGVSLFKQKSGVDLILKGLQGSTDFAISGSTNTVDLQINTSNGANQLLRLDASGRLPALDGSLLTGIAGGSSDATAIQSRTVSSVAPSNGQALLWNSTSSQWEPTTIVTGGAGGEANTASSAGGEGLFQAKVGTNLVFKGLSGGADITLTGNTNDVQIDVTTTNTANQLLRLDAFGRLPVVDGSQLTGIVTSDNTIQSRAVASTAPTDGQALVWNNTASQWEPQTISAGGSGEVNTISSAGGATLFKQKTGSDLELKGLTVTTDLAITENVNDVQIGVNTSNGANELLRLDGSGRLPAIDGSQLTGISAAGETNTASNRGGDYGLYSQKVASDLQFKGLTFSSDFSVIDAGTYLDISVGNTNVGDGLLRLESDGSLPSLDATNLYNLPASDTTLQSRAVSASAPTNGQVLTWNSSFSEWEPGDLVAPGDDLGNHTATQNFQIGANYISYSGLDEGLYVNLGGNVGIGTNIPAADLHIVDSHAEVKIQDSNTGISSEVNFTFLADGSEAGFALLNSNYDWAADFPDSSWSDVMLFHSAPETANGMRMHAFAGDINLSVGDAILTDVVNVNGTNANVGILTTSPSASFALDVNGSVRGTAAFDSTSDERLKKKVMTISSEISILDKISLLDGVYFEWRKDEFPQKNFKEGRDIGVIAQNVEKVFPEAISKDENGYLSVAYAKLVAPLIEGVKSLFSISKEQGRNIASLEARTKQLEEENQMLKEALCEMNPKAKICLAKKPK, via the coding sequence ATGAAGAAGATATTTAAAAAGTCTTATATTCATATTTTATGCTTACAGCTGTTAATTTCGAGTTGTGTACCTGAAATTCAACGTCGTGAAAATAGTCGCGGAGAGGTTCATGTAAGTAATATTAGTGTGCAAGGTGACAAGCTAAGAATCTTAGGTTCGAGTCTTCATAAGGTTGAAAATATTCGCATCACTGATAAGAGTGGAGCGACTTCAAATTTTTCAATTGGTTCGCAAAATGAAGGGGAGATCATAGCAGATGCACTTTCCAATACTCTTCTACCTCTTAATCAAATTCTTACTATGACATTAGAGAGTGCAAGTGGTGCAAGTACATTTTCAATCAATGTTGACCTTCCTGATCTTGGAGCATCTCACGGACAGATTCTTCAATATAATGCCATCACTAGAAAGTGGGCGCCGGCCAATCAGCCAACATCTAGTGTGACTTCTGTTAATGGGAAATTAGGTGCAGTTAATCTTACGGTAGATGATCTGTATGATGCAGACACAAGTGGTGCAATCTCTGGTTCAATCTTAAAATTCAACGGAACAAGTTGGGTTATTGGAACGGATGAAGGCGGTTCATCAACAAATGCAACATCAATTCACAATCGATTAGTTTCAAATATTTCACCAACTGATGGTCAGGCCCTTGTTTGGAGCAGTAGTAACTCATCTTGGGTTCCTTCGACAATCGCAAGTGGCGGTGGCGGCGGATCTGGTGAAGCTAATACCGTTTATACAACAGGTGGAACTTCTATTTTTAAACAAAAGGTTGGTAGTCAACTCCAGTTTAAAGGTCTCTCTCCATCATCTGATATCAATATTACTGAAGGGTCAAACTCACTTGGACTTCAAATAAATACAGGTAATGGTGCAAACCAACTTCTAAGACTGGACTCTCTTGGAAGACTTCCTGCTATCGATGGTTCACAGCTTACAGGCATCTCTGGCGGAGGTGGTGGAAGCGGTGAAACCAATACAATGTCAACGGCCGCAGGTGCTTCTATTTTCAAACAGAAGTCTGGGGTAGACTTTGTAATGCGAGGTATTTTAGGTTCATCTGACTTTGTTGTTAATGAAAGTACTAATACAGTTGATCTACAAATTAATACAGCAAATGGTGCAAATCAACTCTTAAGACTTGATTCAAGTGGGCGCTTACCTGCTATTGATGGTTCTCAGTTGACAGGAATTGCTGCTGGTGGGGGAGACTCAACATTACAATCACGTGATGTATCGGCCGCAGCACCATCCAACGGTCAAGCTCTTCTTTGGAATGATGTAAGTCAGCATTGGGAACCTGCTACAATCACTGCTGGTGGGGCCGGAGGAGAAATTAATACTGCCTCAAGTGCTGGTGGTGAAGCAATTTATCAAAATAAAGTAGGTTCAAATTTAGTCTTTAAGGGACTTACTAATACATCAGATATTTCCTTAACTGGAAATGCAAATGATATTCAAATTGGAATAAATACTTCGAATGGAGCAGGACAAATTCTTCGCCTTGATTCTTTTGGAAGACTTCCGGCATTAGATGGATCGCTTCTTACTGGTATCTCATCATCATCTTCAGGGGATGCTGTTAGCTTACAAACAAGAGATATCTCTTTAACAGCGCCAACTGATGGACAGGTTTTAACTTGGAATAATACTTCTTCTGAGTGGGAGCCGCAAAGCCTTGCAGCAGCAAGCTCTGATGCCACAACTCTTCAAACGAGATCTATTTCAACAACAGCACCTGCTGATGGGCAGGCCCTCGTTTGGAATAATGCAACAACTCAATGGGAGCCTCAGACAATCGTTTCTGGTGGCGGCTCAGGTGAGAATAATACGATTTCAAGTGCTGGTGGAGTTTCTCTTTTTAAACAGAAATCTGGAGTTGATTTAATTCTAAAGGGCCTTCAAGGCTCAACTGACTTTGCGATCTCTGGTAGTACTAACACTGTTGATCTTCAAATTAATACATCAAATGGTGCAAACCAACTTTTAAGATTAGATGCTTCTGGGCGTCTTCCTGCACTAGATGGTTCTCTTCTAACTGGAATTGCAGGTGGAAGCTCTGATGCTACGGCCATTCAGTCTCGTACTGTTTCTTCTGTTGCTCCTTCAAACGGACAGGCACTTTTATGGAATAGTACCAGTTCTCAGTGGGAACCAACAACAATCGTTACAGGTGGAGCTGGTGGGGAGGCCAATACTGCTTCTAGCGCCGGTGGAGAAGGGCTATTTCAAGCAAAGGTTGGAACAAATCTCGTTTTTAAAGGCCTTAGTGGCGGTGCGGACATTACATTAACTGGAAATACTAATGATGTACAAATTGATGTGACAACGACTAATACGGCAAATCAGCTGTTAAGGCTTGATGCTTTTGGGCGTCTACCTGTGGTTGACGGATCTCAGTTAACAGGAATTGTTACTTCTGATAATACAATTCAATCACGTGCTGTAGCTTCAACTGCGCCAACTGATGGCCAGGCCCTTGTGTGGAATAACACCGCTTCACAATGGGAGCCGCAAACGATTAGTGCTGGAGGAAGTGGAGAAGTTAATACAATTTCAAGCGCTGGTGGTGCGACTTTATTCAAACAAAAAACAGGAAGTGATCTTGAGTTAAAAGGTCTAACTGTAACAACTGATCTTGCGATAACTGAAAATGTAAATGATGTACAAATTGGAGTGAATACTTCTAATGGGGCCAATGAACTTCTTCGCCTTGATGGCTCTGGCCGTCTACCTGCAATCGATGGTTCTCAGCTGACAGGAATTTCTGCCGCTGGAGAAACGAATACAGCAAGTAATAGAGGTGGGGACTACGGGTTATATTCTCAAAAAGTTGCAAGTGATCTTCAATTTAAGGGCCTAACTTTTAGTTCTGATTTTTCAGTAATTGACGCTGGGACATACTTAGATATCTCTGTTGGAAATACAAATGTTGGTGATGGACTTCTTCGTCTCGAATCAGATGGAAGCTTGCCATCTCTAGATGCAACGAATCTTTACAACCTTCCTGCAAGTGATACAACCTTACAGTCTCGTGCGGTTTCGGCAAGTGCTCCAACGAATGGACAGGTATTAACTTGGAATAGTTCATTTTCTGAATGGGAGCCAGGCGACCTCGTTGCTCCTGGTGATGATCTTGGAAATCATACAGCTACTCAAAACTTTCAAATTGGTGCCAACTATATTTCTTACTCAGGACTTGATGAAGGTCTTTATGTAAACCTAGGTGGTAATGTTGGTATTGGAACAAATATACCAGCTGCGGATCTTCACATTGTCGACTCTCATGCAGAAGTAAAAATTCAAGATAGTAATACAGGTATCTCATCTGAGGTAAATTTCACATTTCTTGCCGATGGTTCGGAAGCCGGCTTTGCTCTTTTAAATTCAAATTACGACTGGGCCGCTGACTTTCCAGATTCCTCTTGGTCAGATGTGATGTTATTCCACTCAGCTCCTGAGACTGCTAATGGAATGCGTATGCATGCCTTTGCTGGTGATATAAATCTTTCTGTTGGAGATGCAATATTAACTGATGTTGTAAATGTAAACGGAACAAATGCCAACGTAGGTATTTTAACGACTTCACCTAGTGCTTCTTTCGCCCTTGATGTAAATGGATCTGTTCGTGGGACTGCTGCATTTGATTCAACATCAGATGAGCGTCTTAAAAAGAAAGTAATGACAATTTCAAGTGAGATTTCTATTCTCGACAAAATTTCGCTTCTTGATGGTGTGTACTTCGAGTGGAGAAAGGATGAGTTTCCACAAAAGAATTTTAAAGAGGGCAGAGATATTGGTGTCATTGCCCAGAATGTAGAGAAGGTCTTTCCTGAGGCCATTTCAAAAGATGAAAACGGATATTTAAGTGTTGCTTACGCAAAATTAGTAGCTCCACTTATTGAAGGTGTTAAGAGTTTATTTTCAATTTCAAAGGAACAAGGAAGAAATATTGCTTCCCTTGAGGCCCGTACAAAACAACTTGAAGAAGAGAATCAGATGCTTAAAGAAGCTCTTTGTGAAATGAATCCAAAAGCGAAGATCTGCCTCGCTAAAAAACCTAAGTAG